The Engraulis encrasicolus isolate BLACKSEA-1 chromosome 22, IST_EnEncr_1.0, whole genome shotgun sequence genome includes a region encoding these proteins:
- the LOC134438666 gene encoding uncharacterized protein LOC134438666: protein MYKLKQHVFLGDQKYLEEVPKLTLAATRPDLGSVEKTWRRSESQPRSECQSSTTTPDITACEVQSVTPSAKEVIGDIGVRQESATLFSTDGSIESQPISECQSSTTTADITTSEVECSTPSAKEVIGAVGVRQESSVENNAAIASESQPISECQSSTTTADITTSEVECSTPSAKEVIGAVGVRQESSVENNAVIASESQPISECQSSTTTADITTSEVECSTPSANEVIGAVGVRQESSVENNAVIASESQPISECQSSTTTPDITTSEVECSTPSVKEVIGAVGVRQESSVENNAAIASDWRYWCQAGVSCVTFHRWGHC from the exons ATGTATAAACTCAAGCAGCACGTCTTTTTAGGAGACCAGAAGTACTTG GAGGAAGTACCTAAGCTTACACTTGCAGCGACACGCCCCGACCTTGGATCCGTGGAGAAGACATGGCGGAGATCGG AATCCCAACCAAGATCAGAGTGTCAGTCATCCACGACCACACCCGACATCACTGCTTGTGAG GTGCAGAGTGTCACACCCTCTGCTAAAGAAGTTATAGGAGATATTGGTGTCAGGCAGGAGTCAGCTACGTTATTCTCCACAGATGGGTCCATTG AGTCCCAACCAATATCAGAGTGTCAGTCATCCACGACCACAGCAGACATCACTACTAGTGAG GTGGAGTGTTCCACACCCTCAGCTAAAGAAGTGATTGGAGCCGTTGGTGTCAGGCAGGAGTCATCTGTGGAGAATAATGCAGCTATTGCCAGTG AGTCCCAACCAATATCAGAGTGTCAGTCATCCACGACCACAGCAGACATCACTACTAGTGAG GTGGAGTGTTCCACACCCTCAGCTAAAGAAGTGATTGGAGCCGTTGGTGTCAGGCAGGAGTCATCTGTGGAGAATAATGCAGTTATTGCCAGTG AGTCCCAACCAATATCAGAGTGTCAGTCATCCACGACCACAGCAGACATCACTACTAGTGAG GTGGAGTGTTCCACACCCTCAGCTAATGAAGTGATTGGAGCCGTTGGTGTCAGGCAGGAGTCATCTGTGGAGAATAATGCAGTTATTGCCAGTG aGTCCCAACCAATATCAGAGTGTCAGTCATCCACGACCACACCAGACATCACTACTAGTGAG GTGGAGTGTTCCACACCCTCAGTTAAAGAAGTGATTGGAGCCGTTGGTGTCAGGCAGGAGTCATCTGTGGAGAATAATGCAGCTATTGCCAGTG